The Enterobacter asburiae sequence CCAGCAGCAGGCGATCCCCGCAGTGCTTCAGGGCCGTGACCTGATGGCCAGCGCCCAGACCGGCACCGGTAAAACCGCGGGCTTTACCCTGCCGCTGTTAGAGCTGCTGGTAAAAAACCAGCCGCACGCCAAAGGCCGTCGTCCGGTGCGCGCGCTGATCCTCACCCCAACCCGCGAGCTGGCGGCGCAGATTGGTGAGAACGTGCGTGAGTACAGCCGCTACCTCAACATTCGCTCGCTGGTGGTTTTCGGTGGCGTGAGCATTAACCCGCAGATGATGAAGTTGCGCGGCGGCGTGGACGTTCTGGTGGCAACGCCGGGCCGCCTGCTGGATCTGGAACACCAGAACGCGGTGAAGCTGGATAACATCGAAATTCTGGTGCTGGACGAAGCCGACCGCATGCTCGACATGGGCTTTATCCACGACATTCGCCGCGTGCTGGCTAAGCTGCCCCCGCGTCGCCAGAACCTGCTCTTTTCCGCGACCTTCTCCGACGAGATCAAGGCGCTGGCGGAAAAGCTGCTGCATAACCCACTCGAAGTGGAAGTGGCGCGCCGCAACACCGCCTCCGAGCAGGTGACGCAGCACGTGCACTTTGTGGATAAAAAGCGCAAGCGCGAACTGCTCTCCCAGATGATCGGTCAGGGCAACTGGCAGCAGGTGCTGGTCTTTACCCGCACCAAGCACGGCGCTAACCACCTGGCGGAACAGCTGAATAAAGACGGCATCCGCAGCGCGGCCATTCACGGTAACAAGAGCCAGGGCGCGCGTACCCGTGCGCTGGCGGACTTCAAGTCTGGCGACATCCGCGTGCTGGTGGCGACCGACATTGCCGCCCGTGGCCTCGATATTGAAGAGCTGCCGCACGTGGTGAACTACGAGCTGCCGAATGTCCCGGAAGACTACGTGCACCGTATCGGCCGTACCGGTCGTGCGGCGGCAACCGGTGAGGCGCTCTCGCTGGTCTGCGTGGACGAGCACAAACTGCTGCGCGACATCGAACGCCTGCTGAAGAAAGAGATCCCGCGCATCGAAACCCCGGGTTACGAAGTGGACCCGTCTATCAAAGCCGAGCCGATTCAGAACGGTCGTCAGGGCGGCGGTCGCGGCCAGGGCGGCGGCGGTCGTGGTCAGCAGCCGCGTCGTGCCGAAGGCGGCGCGCCGAAATCATCCGGCAAACCGCCGCGTCGCAACAGCGACGGCAAACCGGCCGGTGAAAACCCGTGGCGCAGCGGCGAAGGCAAGCCGGCAGGGGAAGGGCAGCGCCGACGCCGCCCGCGCAAGCCTGCTAACCCGCAGTAATCTGGAAGCCCGGTCGTAAAGCCGGGCTTTTCTTTTTGCGGCAGAGAAGAGAAAGTGCCACAATAGTGGCTGTTTATACAGTATTTCAGGTTTTCCAATGGCTTTAACCGCGGCGCTGAAAGCGCAAATTGGCGCATGGTATAAGGCGCTACAGCAGCAGATCCCCGATTTTATCCCCCGAGCGCCGCAGCGGCAGATGATTGCCGACGTGGCAAAAACGCTCGCCGGGGACGACGGGCGACATCTGGCGATTGAAGCCCCGACCGGCGTCGGGAAAACCTTGTCATATCTGATTCCCGGCATCGCGATTGCGCGGGAAGAGGACAAAACGCTGGTGGTCAGCACCGCCAACGTGGCGCTGCAGGATCAGATCTTCAGCAAAGATTTGCCCCTGCTGCGCAAAATCATCCCCGATCTGCGGTTTACTGCCGCCTTTGGGCGCGGGCGCTACGTGTGCCCGCGTAACCTGGCGGCGCTTGCCAGCAGCGAGCCGAATCAACAGGATCTGCTCGCGTTTCTGGATGACGAGCTGACGCCAAACAATAAGGCGGAGCAGGAGCAGTGTGCAAAGCTGAAAACCGAGCTCGACGGCTATAAGTGGGACGGCCTGCGGGATCACACCAGCCTGGCGATTAGCGACGACTTATGGCGCAGGCTCAGCACCGATAAAGCAAGCTGCCTGAACCGCAACTGTCACTACTACCGCGAGTGCCCGTTCTTTGTCGCCCGGCGCGAGATCCAGGAGGCGGAGGTGGTCGTCGCCAACCATGCGCTGGTGATGGCGGCGCTCGAGAGTGAAGCGGTGCTGCCGGAACCCAAAAACCTGCTGCTGGTGCTCGACGAAGGTCACCATCTGCCGGACGTGGCGCGGGACGCGCTGGAAATGAGCGCTGAAATTACGGCACCCTGGTTCCGCCTGCAGCTCGATCTCTTCTGCAAGCTGGTGGCGACCTGCATGGAGCAGTTCCGCCCGAAAACCACGCCGCCGCTGGCGGTCCCGGAGCGGCTGAGCGAGCACTGTGAAGAGGTTTATAGCCTCATTTCGTCCCTGAACAACATCCTGAACCTCTATCTTCCTGCCGCCCAGGAAGCCGAACACCGCTTTGCGATGGGGGAACTACCGGAAGAGGTGATGGAGATCTGCCAGCAGTTGGCGAAGCATCTGGAAAAGCTGCGCGGGCTGGCGGAGATGTTCTTAAACGATCTGAGCGAGAAAACCGGCTCGCACGACGTGGTGCGCCTGCACCGCATTCTGCTGCAGATGAACCGCGCGCTGGGGATGTTTGAGGCGCAGAGCAAGCTCTGGCGTCTGGCTTCGATGGCTCAGGCGTCGGGCGCGCCGGTCACCAAATGGGCCACCCGTGAAGTGCGGGATGGGCAGGTCCACCTCTTTTTCCACTGCGTGGGCATTCGCGTGGCCGATCAGCTGGAAAAGCTGATCTGGCGCAGCGTGCCGCACGTGGTTGTCACCTCCGCAACCCTGCGCTCCCTGAACAGCTTCTCCAGGCTGCAGGAGATGAGTGGCCTGAAGGAGAAAGCGGGGGACCGTTTTGTGGCGCTGGACTCGCCGTTTAACCACTGCGAGCAGGGCAAGCTGGTGATTCCGCGCATGAAATTCGAGCCGCTTATCGACAACGAAGAGCAGCACATTGCGGAGATGGCGGCCTACTTCCGTGAACAGGTCGAGAGTAAAAAGTATCCCGGCATGCTGGTGCTGTTTGCCAGCGGGCGGGCGATGCAGCGCTTCCTCGAATACGTCACCGATCTGCGTTTACTTCTGCTGGTGCAGGGCGATCAGCCGCGCTATCGGCTGGTGGAAACCCACCGCAAGCGTATTGATAACGGCGAGCGCAGCGTGCTGGTGGGGCTACAGTCGTTTGCCGAAGGTCTGGATCTGAAAGGGGACTACCTGACGCAGGTGCACATCCATAAAATTGCCTTTCCGCCCATCGACAGCCCGGTGGTGATCACAGAGGGGGAGTGGCTGAAGAGTCTTAACCGCTATCCGTTTGAGGTGCAGAGCCTGCCTGCGGCGTCGTTTAACCTGATTCAGCAGGTGGGGCGTCTTATTCGTAGCCACGGCTGCTGGGGCGAGGTGGTGATTTATGACAAGCGTCTGCTCACCAAAAACTACGGCCAGCGTTTGCTGAACGCGCTGCCTGTTTTCCCGATCGAACAGCCGGAGGTGCCGGAGGTAAAAAAACGCCCGGCAAAACTGGCCGCCGGGCGTGGTAAAAGCATCCGTGCTAAGAGGCGCGGTCCTACTGGTAAGTGAACGTCACCTGCACTACGCTGCTGAACGTGCCGGCCGTGACGGGTATGGCGGTGGCGTAATAGCGTGCGGACAACGGAAACGTGGCCGTGTGGTCACCTGGATTAATGACGGCGTTAAAGGCCGCCTGCGGGGCAATCAGGATTTTGTCCTGACGGTCTGCCAGCTCCAGCGCCAGCCCTTTTGCGCTGCCGATATTGGCGAACTTAGTCGGGTGCGCGCTGTCGGCCTGGCCGTAGAAATAGGCCGTGGCAAGGGCGAGCGTGGCCGGGCAATGTGACACTGAAAGGGAAAAATCTTTCCACTCGCCGGTATCGCCCACGTCTTTAAAATCGCCGGATACTGCCTGGCCTAAATCCACCGTCAGGTTGCGGCTGGCGCTGTCGATGATGCAGGTATTGGCGTAAATGTTGCCCGTCATCTGGATCTGAATATCGTCGGCGTGCGCCTGGGCGATCAGCCCCAGCGCCAGAAGTGCGATTGTCTTTTTCATGTCGGTCACTTATAGGCAAGCGTGATGGTGGCAACGGTATTGGCCGGGCCGGGGGTGACCATGTCGCTGACCTGCTCGTAGCGCACCTCAAACGGTATGGTCAGCGTTTCGTTGGCGATGGCTTCGCTTCGGGTGTTAACGTAGGTATCAAAGGTGGCGATATTGTCGTCGAACAGCATTCTTACGCCGACGCCTGTTGCCGCGCCGGGCTGCTGTGTGAGTTTTAGCACCCCTTCAAACGCCGTTTCATAGCCGTTTGCGCTGGTAATTTTTACCTCAGGTTGTACGGTGCTGTTGCAGTTCACCGTAACGTCAAAGTTTTGTGCCGGGGAAGAGAGCATCCCCACGCTGACGAAATCGCTGACCGGGAAGTCCCCCAGATTGACCGTCAGGTTTTTCGGCAGGACGGAGCAGGTGACGTTCTGGAAATTGACGTTACCGGCGTAGGAGATAATGTTGGGACTTCCGATACCGTCATTGCCATACACACCAATACCAAACTTAGTTTGCGCCTGCTGCAGCGTACCGGACTGCACCGAATTGCTGGTTTTTACGAGCTGAAGGGTCACGTTGAAATCAAAGCTCATCATGCCGTCATTCGATACATAGCCAATCGGCGTACTGCGGGAGTCGCAGGCGGCCAGACCCCCACCCGTGATGCGCTGACCTTTGTCATTCATCAGCGCCACGCCTACGCCGGGTACGCCCGAATCATAAACGCCAGTCAAGCCGGGAATTTCTGAACCACTTCCGTAGTAGCAGGAGATGATCTCCATGCCGCTCTCATAAGGGTGATCGCATTTCCCCGCCACGTGGACCGTCTGTTCCGAACCCGGAATGGTGTCACCTACAGCCAGGGTAGTGGGAACCATAATCGAGGCGACGTTAATCATCTTCGGCATATCCGGCGTGGAACAGGTCGCCTTCGCATGTGGCATAAATAACGCGGCGGTTCCCAGAACCAGTAAGAAAAAGCATTGTTTAATCAGTTGCATAGTCGTTAGCCTGAACGGTGGATCAGTGACACTGCGCGGCAGCGTTAATGATGCTGGTTTTCTCTTTCTCATCCGTTAGCGCATAGTCAGCGACGCAGTGCTCGCTCGCCTCCTGTCCCCAGGAAACGTTGAGATGCCCTTGCTGTGGCAGACCAGAGAGATAGGTCTGCCCGTCGTTACCGACAATAAACTCGCTGTCCTTATCGTCCGTGGTTACCGTTGCACCGAAGGGCAGCGGTTTACCGTTTTGTGTCAACGTCATAAGGACGCGGTTACCCACGCGGGTATTAAAGCTGGCGCGCACCACGGCCCCGCGGGTTGGGGTCACGATCTGCGCCGCGTGGGTGACGTCGGCGTTGTCCGGCAGCGTTTCGGTATCCAGCGCGATGGTGTTATGGCGATACGCGGTAACAAACGGCACGACGGTGTAGCCGCGGAAGTCGGTCTCAACGCCCGTCTGGTTAGTGATATGGGTTCCGTGTGTGCCCGGCGCTTTCACCAGCGCGATGGTCTCACCGAGCGGCTGGCTCAGGGTTATCCCGTTAGCATGGGCAATGACGCCGCCCTGCAAACCGACGTTCACGGTCTGCTGATATTTGTCCTGACTGACCCCTGCGCTCACTTCACCATAGGTTGCTTTGTAGTCGGCATTGACGCTGGTGGAGTTACCGCTGCCGGTGCTGCTCAACCCTTCCTGAATGTTCCAGTTAAGGTTGTCTTCCTTCAGCGCCGTGCCGTTCAGGCCGATGTTCTGCGTCGTGCCGTCTTTGGTGTTGTTCAGGTTGTAGGTGGCCCAGGTGTTATGCATCCAGTGGTCCAGCGGCACGGAGACGCTCAGCGAGAACTGATTGTCGTTCGTTACCTCATTACCGTCTTCATCGCTGTCGCTGGTGTTTTTATTCATGCTGTAGCTGAGGCTGTAGCTCACGCCGTGCCAGCTGTTGTTATAGCTGACACTCATGGAGGTCATGTTCTGGCTCTGGCTCCAGTACGTTTCTTTCACCATGCTCAGGGTGACGGACCCCCAGCCTTCCGGCAGCGTCTGGTCGATGGTGGCTTCGGTTCGGGCGCGGCGCTGCTGCGGTGCAGACCAGTCGTCAGAGCGGGTATACGACTCCATGGTGTCTTCGAGGGTGTAAAACCCTTTGCTGTTGTAGCGGTAGCCGGCCAGCGAGAAGTTGGTGCCCGAGCGGGCGATATCTTTGCTGTAGCGCACGCGCCACGACTGGCCTTTGCTGGCCTGCTGTTTTTTCAACAGGGCTTTGGCGCGGGTGACGTCAATGGAGAACGCCCCTAAATCGCCCATGTTTTTCCCGACGCCAGCCGCCTGAGACTGATAATGGCTACTCTGCTGCACGCCACCGTAGGCGGTAAAGCCGTAGGGTAAACCGTAGATGGCGCTGCCCTGGGCAAACGGGGTCTTCTCCACGTCTTTGTCATAAGAACGATAGCGTCCGGCGGTCACGCTGTAGCGCAGGTTTTTTTCACGCTGCAATACCGGCACGGAGGCAAACGGCACGACGAAATGGCTTTCGCTGCCGTCGGTCTCTTTCACGGTGACCTGAAGGTCGCCGCTGCTGCCGGTGGGGTAGAGATCGTTAATTTCGAACGCGCCCGGTGCGACCGTGTTCTGATAAATGATGTATCCGTTCTGGCGTACCACCACCAGCGCGTTACTGTGGGCGGTGCCGCGAATAATGGGGGCGTAGCCTTTTTCACTGTCTGGCAGCATGTCGTTGTCGGATTTCAGCTCCACGCCGGTGTAGGGGACGCTGTCAAACACGTCAGAAGGGGAGGAACTCTGGCCGACGGTGAGGTCGCTTTTCATCGCCACAATATCGCGCTGCGCGTAGGTATAAACGGAGGTGAATTTCTGTTCCTCCTCCTTACCCGTGGTGCTGCGATTCCAGGTGGAATAGTTGCGAACGCGCCACGCGCCAATGTTCAAGCCAGGACGCAGGTTAACGTACTGGCTGCTGTTGTCCTGTTCACCCTGCTGGCGCGCATGGCTTTGGCTGGCATTGGCGCTGTAGTTAAGCAGGCCTGCGTTGATCCCTTCGTCAAATTCT is a genomic window containing:
- the rhlE gene encoding ATP-dependent RNA helicase RhlE, which translates into the protein MSFDSLGLNPEILRAIAEQGYVEPTPIQQQAIPAVLQGRDLMASAQTGTGKTAGFTLPLLELLVKNQPHAKGRRPVRALILTPTRELAAQIGENVREYSRYLNIRSLVVFGGVSINPQMMKLRGGVDVLVATPGRLLDLEHQNAVKLDNIEILVLDEADRMLDMGFIHDIRRVLAKLPPRRQNLLFSATFSDEIKALAEKLLHNPLEVEVARRNTASEQVTQHVHFVDKKRKRELLSQMIGQGNWQQVLVFTRTKHGANHLAEQLNKDGIRSAAIHGNKSQGARTRALADFKSGDIRVLVATDIAARGLDIEELPHVVNYELPNVPEDYVHRIGRTGRAAATGEALSLVCVDEHKLLRDIERLLKKEIPRIETPGYEVDPSIKAEPIQNGRQGGGRGQGGGGRGQQPRRAEGGAPKSSGKPPRRNSDGKPAGENPWRSGEGKPAGEGQRRRRPRKPANPQ
- the dinG gene encoding ATP-dependent DNA helicase DinG produces the protein MALTAALKAQIGAWYKALQQQIPDFIPRAPQRQMIADVAKTLAGDDGRHLAIEAPTGVGKTLSYLIPGIAIAREEDKTLVVSTANVALQDQIFSKDLPLLRKIIPDLRFTAAFGRGRYVCPRNLAALASSEPNQQDLLAFLDDELTPNNKAEQEQCAKLKTELDGYKWDGLRDHTSLAISDDLWRRLSTDKASCLNRNCHYYRECPFFVARREIQEAEVVVANHALVMAALESEAVLPEPKNLLLVLDEGHHLPDVARDALEMSAEITAPWFRLQLDLFCKLVATCMEQFRPKTTPPLAVPERLSEHCEEVYSLISSLNNILNLYLPAAQEAEHRFAMGELPEEVMEICQQLAKHLEKLRGLAEMFLNDLSEKTGSHDVVRLHRILLQMNRALGMFEAQSKLWRLASMAQASGAPVTKWATREVRDGQVHLFFHCVGIRVADQLEKLIWRSVPHVVVTSATLRSLNSFSRLQEMSGLKEKAGDRFVALDSPFNHCEQGKLVIPRMKFEPLIDNEEQHIAEMAAYFREQVESKKYPGMLVLFASGRAMQRFLEYVTDLRLLLLVQGDQPRYRLVETHRKRIDNGERSVLVGLQSFAEGLDLKGDYLTQVHIHKIAFPPIDSPVVITEGEWLKSLNRYPFEVQSLPAASFNLIQQVGRLIRSHGCWGEVVIYDKRLLTKNYGQRLLNALPVFPIEQPEVPEVKKRPAKLAAGRGKSIRAKRRGPTGK
- a CDS encoding type 1 fimbrial protein; the encoded protein is MKKTIALLALGLIAQAHADDIQIQMTGNIYANTCIIDSASRNLTVDLGQAVSGDFKDVGDTGEWKDFSLSVSHCPATLALATAYFYGQADSAHPTKFANIGSAKGLALELADRQDKILIAPQAAFNAVINPGDHTATFPLSARYYATAIPVTAGTFSSVVQVTFTYQ
- a CDS encoding fimbrial protein, whose amino-acid sequence is MQLIKQCFFLLVLGTAALFMPHAKATCSTPDMPKMINVASIMVPTTLAVGDTIPGSEQTVHVAGKCDHPYESGMEIISCYYGSGSEIPGLTGVYDSGVPGVGVALMNDKGQRITGGGLAACDSRSTPIGYVSNDGMMSFDFNVTLQLVKTSNSVQSGTLQQAQTKFGIGVYGNDGIGSPNIISYAGNVNFQNVTCSVLPKNLTVNLGDFPVSDFVSVGMLSSPAQNFDVTVNCNSTVQPEVKITSANGYETAFEGVLKLTQQPGAATGVGVRMLFDDNIATFDTYVNTRSEAIANETLTIPFEVRYEQVSDMVTPGPANTVATITLAYK
- a CDS encoding fimbrial biogenesis outer membrane usher protein; translated protein: MYSDKKPFTCRFSSLLVILCGLAMAIFAQQVMADDYFNPALLDIDNPQQGKTDLSVYEKGPGQAPGKYQVAVFINNNKIDTRDVTFTLQKDAQGNSTLQPCFTLDDLKSLGIKTKKYPQLMAKGQCADLHAIPAASATFRVRNQQLLLSIPQSALGQVPRGYIDPKEFDEGINAGLLNYSANASQSHARQQGEQDNSSQYVNLRPGLNIGAWRVRNYSTWNRSTTGKEEEQKFTSVYTYAQRDIVAMKSDLTVGQSSSPSDVFDSVPYTGVELKSDNDMLPDSEKGYAPIIRGTAHSNALVVVRQNGYIIYQNTVAPGAFEINDLYPTGSSGDLQVTVKETDGSESHFVVPFASVPVLQREKNLRYSVTAGRYRSYDKDVEKTPFAQGSAIYGLPYGFTAYGGVQQSSHYQSQAAGVGKNMGDLGAFSIDVTRAKALLKKQQASKGQSWRVRYSKDIARSGTNFSLAGYRYNSKGFYTLEDTMESYTRSDDWSAPQQRRARTEATIDQTLPEGWGSVTLSMVKETYWSQSQNMTSMSVSYNNSWHGVSYSLSYSMNKNTSDSDEDGNEVTNDNQFSLSVSVPLDHWMHNTWATYNLNNTKDGTTQNIGLNGTALKEDNLNWNIQEGLSSTGSGNSTSVNADYKATYGEVSAGVSQDKYQQTVNVGLQGGVIAHANGITLSQPLGETIALVKAPGTHGTHITNQTGVETDFRGYTVVPFVTAYRHNTIALDTETLPDNADVTHAAQIVTPTRGAVVRASFNTRVGNRVLMTLTQNGKPLPFGATVTTDDKDSEFIVGNDGQTYLSGLPQQGHLNVSWGQEASEHCVADYALTDEKEKTSIINAAAQCH